A genomic region of Chelonia mydas isolate rCheMyd1 chromosome 9, rCheMyd1.pri.v2, whole genome shotgun sequence contains the following coding sequences:
- the LOC102943562 gene encoding caspase recruitment domain-containing protein 8 isoform X4, whose protein sequence is MTSGQECQDVQGSDDVSSIEAKESYGTREDDSAQECKSGDDSSENNSESSSESESDTEETTTRKTDEELEKNELLPPVESEANSQFRCEHVKTEHNQKEQVTPRRLPRGQFWLKLEAEGTYQCTVTGLIFDVTKAAVIKYSVLSWSKYADYVKKPWIVGGPIFDVSCDSASVLTSIQFPHSLSLNDHESDMTFKVLHIKSTGPAFEPSVDHSMTHVKWHVSSLSPVGPVIQTQEPVQYDGAVILYKVVNNHPSLSFRVYVATNNDSFIKDISKAVKHSDKKFIKIDKPPVCQKRLQNGKRYRLISESEAEITPEEIQFVDGSLLKLKSYIEVYLEQPMEFTLSLIELESEEIVWKAKLRECDWILHDQNKNEQKRNTVRNRRRKSSNSLSDEEFYNKRLKGRDISDGTKAKTTLTDQQLMTLAKKMGKDWKEIAIECLKLEMKDIQQIQAKEEEVNVHKFLMLEKWRKGEKSNGTAQNLYDSLKDHVSYEIIQILEGFLKQT, encoded by the exons GAGATGACAGTTCTGAAAATAACTCTGAAAGTAGCTCTGAAAGTGAGTCAG ATACTGAGGAGACAACTACAAGAAAAACAG ATGAAGAATTGGAAAAGAATGAATTGCTGCCACCTGTTGAATCAG agGCTAATAGCCAATTTCGCTGTGAACATGTCAAGACTGAACAT AACCAGAAAGAGCAAGTGACCCCCAGAAGACTTCCCAGAGGACAATTTTG GTTgaagctggaggcagagggaactTACCAATGTACTGTTACAGGCTTGATTTTCGATgtaaccaaggctgctgtaaTCAAATATTCTGTGTTGTCTTGGAGCAAATATGCTGATTATGTTAAAAAACCATGGATAGTCGGTGGCCCTATATTTGATGTCAGTTGTGACTCAGCCTCTGTTCTTACTTCCATTCAATTCCCACATTCCCTCAGCCTAAATG ATCATGAATCTGACATGACATTCAAAGTTTTACATATCAAAAGTACTGGTCCAGCATTTGAGCCTTCTGTTGATCATTCAATGACGCATGTCAAATGGCATGTGAGTTCTCTCTCTCCAGTAGGACCGGTTATTCAAACACAAGAGCCAGTACAGTACGATGGGGCTGTAATTTTATACAAAGTTGTCAATAATCACCCTTCCTTATCATTTCGTGTGTATGTAGCAACAAATAACGATTCATTTATAAAG gatATCTCGAAAGCAGTAAAACATTCTGATAAGAAATTCATCAAAATTGACAAGCCCCCGGTTTGTCAAAAACGACTACAAAATGGAAAGAGATACAGATTAATTAGTGAGTCAGAAGCTGAAATAACTCCTGAG GAAATTCAATTTGTTGATGGCTctctcttaaaattaaaaagttatattGAAGTCTACTTGGAGCAACCTATGGAGTTTACATTATCTTTGATTGAACTCGAGTCTGAAGAAATTGTCTGGAAAGCAAAACTAAGAGAAT GTGACTGGATACTACATGACCAGAACAAGAATGAGCAGAAAAGAAACACAGTCA GAAACAGAAGACGGAAATCAAGCAACAGCCTTTCTGACGAAGAATTTTATAATAAAAGGCTAAAGGGTAGAGATATTTCAG ATGGAACTAAAGCTAAAACTACGTTAACTGATCAGCAACTGATGACTCTTGCAAAGAAGATGGGTAAAGACTGGAAAGAAATTGCCATTGAATGTCTTAAGTTAGAAATGAAGGATATTCAGCAGATTCAGGCAAAAGAAGAAGAGGTTAATGTTCATAAATTCCTGATGTTGGAGAAGTGGAGGAAAGGTGAAAAGAGTAATGGAACTGCGCAAAATTTGTATGACAGTCTCAAGGATCATGTGTCATATGAAATAATACAGATACTGGAAG GTTTTTTGAAGCAGACATGA
- the LOC102943562 gene encoding NACHT, LRR and PYD domains-containing protein 1b allele 5 isoform X13, whose protein sequence is MCRAVESYGTREDDSAQECKSGDDSSENNSESSSESESDTEETTTRKTDEELEKNELLPPVESEANSQFRCEHVKTEHNQKEQVTPRRLPRGQFWLKLEAEGTYQCTVTGLIFDVTKAAVIKYSVLSWSKYADYVKKPWIVGGPIFDVSCDSASVLTSIQFPHSLSLNDHESDMTFKVLHIKSTGPAFEPSVDHSMTHVKWHVSSLSPVGPVIQTQEPVQYDGAVILYKVVNNHPSLSFRVYVATNNDSFIKDISKAVKHSDKKFIKIDKPPVCQKRLQNGKRYRLISESEAEITPEEIQFVDGSLLKLKSYIEVYLEQPMEFTLSLIELESEEIVWKAKLRECDWILHDQNKNEQKRNTVRNRRRKSSNSLSDEEFYNKRLKGRDISDGTKAKTTLTDQQLMTLAKKMGKDWKEIAIECLKLEMKDIQQIQAKEEEVNVHKFLMLEKWRKGEKSNGTAQNLYDSLKDHVSYEIIQILEGFLKQT, encoded by the exons GAGATGACAGTTCTGAAAATAACTCTGAAAGTAGCTCTGAAAGTGAGTCAG ATACTGAGGAGACAACTACAAGAAAAACAG ATGAAGAATTGGAAAAGAATGAATTGCTGCCACCTGTTGAATCAG agGCTAATAGCCAATTTCGCTGTGAACATGTCAAGACTGAACAT AACCAGAAAGAGCAAGTGACCCCCAGAAGACTTCCCAGAGGACAATTTTG GTTgaagctggaggcagagggaactTACCAATGTACTGTTACAGGCTTGATTTTCGATgtaaccaaggctgctgtaaTCAAATATTCTGTGTTGTCTTGGAGCAAATATGCTGATTATGTTAAAAAACCATGGATAGTCGGTGGCCCTATATTTGATGTCAGTTGTGACTCAGCCTCTGTTCTTACTTCCATTCAATTCCCACATTCCCTCAGCCTAAATG ATCATGAATCTGACATGACATTCAAAGTTTTACATATCAAAAGTACTGGTCCAGCATTTGAGCCTTCTGTTGATCATTCAATGACGCATGTCAAATGGCATGTGAGTTCTCTCTCTCCAGTAGGACCGGTTATTCAAACACAAGAGCCAGTACAGTACGATGGGGCTGTAATTTTATACAAAGTTGTCAATAATCACCCTTCCTTATCATTTCGTGTGTATGTAGCAACAAATAACGATTCATTTATAAAG gatATCTCGAAAGCAGTAAAACATTCTGATAAGAAATTCATCAAAATTGACAAGCCCCCGGTTTGTCAAAAACGACTACAAAATGGAAAGAGATACAGATTAATTAGTGAGTCAGAAGCTGAAATAACTCCTGAG GAAATTCAATTTGTTGATGGCTctctcttaaaattaaaaagttatattGAAGTCTACTTGGAGCAACCTATGGAGTTTACATTATCTTTGATTGAACTCGAGTCTGAAGAAATTGTCTGGAAAGCAAAACTAAGAGAAT GTGACTGGATACTACATGACCAGAACAAGAATGAGCAGAAAAGAAACACAGTCA GAAACAGAAGACGGAAATCAAGCAACAGCCTTTCTGACGAAGAATTTTATAATAAAAGGCTAAAGGGTAGAGATATTTCAG ATGGAACTAAAGCTAAAACTACGTTAACTGATCAGCAACTGATGACTCTTGCAAAGAAGATGGGTAAAGACTGGAAAGAAATTGCCATTGAATGTCTTAAGTTAGAAATGAAGGATATTCAGCAGATTCAGGCAAAAGAAGAAGAGGTTAATGTTCATAAATTCCTGATGTTGGAGAAGTGGAGGAAAGGTGAAAAGAGTAATGGAACTGCGCAAAATTTGTATGACAGTCTCAAGGATCATGTGTCATATGAAATAATACAGATACTGGAAG GTTTTTTGAAGCAGACATGA
- the LOC102943562 gene encoding NACHT, LRR and PYD domains-containing protein 1b allele 5 isoform X15, with protein sequence MCRAVESYGTREDDSAQECKSGDDSSENNSESSSESESDTEETTTRKTEANSQFRCEHVKTEHNQKEQVTPRRLPRGQFWLKLEAEGTYQCTVTGLIFDVTKAAVIKYSVLSWSKYADYVKKPWIVGGPIFDVSCDSASVLTSIQFPHSLSLNDHESDMTFKVLHIKSTGPAFEPSVDHSMTHVKWHVSSLSPVGPVIQTQEPVQYDGAVILYKVVNNHPSLSFRVYVATNNDSFIKDISKAVKHSDKKFIKIDKPPVCQKRLQNGKRYRLISESEAEITPEEIQFVDGSLLKLKSYIEVYLEQPMEFTLSLIELESEEIVWKAKLRECDWILHDQNKNEQKRNTVRNRRRKSSNSLSDEEFYNKRLKGRDISDGTKAKTTLTDQQLMTLAKKMGKDWKEIAIECLKLEMKDIQQIQAKEEEVNVHKFLMLEKWRKGEKSNGTAQNLYDSLKDHVSYEIIQILEGFLKQT encoded by the exons GAGATGACAGTTCTGAAAATAACTCTGAAAGTAGCTCTGAAAGTGAGTCAG ATACTGAGGAGACAACTACAAGAAAAACAG agGCTAATAGCCAATTTCGCTGTGAACATGTCAAGACTGAACAT AACCAGAAAGAGCAAGTGACCCCCAGAAGACTTCCCAGAGGACAATTTTG GTTgaagctggaggcagagggaactTACCAATGTACTGTTACAGGCTTGATTTTCGATgtaaccaaggctgctgtaaTCAAATATTCTGTGTTGTCTTGGAGCAAATATGCTGATTATGTTAAAAAACCATGGATAGTCGGTGGCCCTATATTTGATGTCAGTTGTGACTCAGCCTCTGTTCTTACTTCCATTCAATTCCCACATTCCCTCAGCCTAAATG ATCATGAATCTGACATGACATTCAAAGTTTTACATATCAAAAGTACTGGTCCAGCATTTGAGCCTTCTGTTGATCATTCAATGACGCATGTCAAATGGCATGTGAGTTCTCTCTCTCCAGTAGGACCGGTTATTCAAACACAAGAGCCAGTACAGTACGATGGGGCTGTAATTTTATACAAAGTTGTCAATAATCACCCTTCCTTATCATTTCGTGTGTATGTAGCAACAAATAACGATTCATTTATAAAG gatATCTCGAAAGCAGTAAAACATTCTGATAAGAAATTCATCAAAATTGACAAGCCCCCGGTTTGTCAAAAACGACTACAAAATGGAAAGAGATACAGATTAATTAGTGAGTCAGAAGCTGAAATAACTCCTGAG GAAATTCAATTTGTTGATGGCTctctcttaaaattaaaaagttatattGAAGTCTACTTGGAGCAACCTATGGAGTTTACATTATCTTTGATTGAACTCGAGTCTGAAGAAATTGTCTGGAAAGCAAAACTAAGAGAAT GTGACTGGATACTACATGACCAGAACAAGAATGAGCAGAAAAGAAACACAGTCA GAAACAGAAGACGGAAATCAAGCAACAGCCTTTCTGACGAAGAATTTTATAATAAAAGGCTAAAGGGTAGAGATATTTCAG ATGGAACTAAAGCTAAAACTACGTTAACTGATCAGCAACTGATGACTCTTGCAAAGAAGATGGGTAAAGACTGGAAAGAAATTGCCATTGAATGTCTTAAGTTAGAAATGAAGGATATTCAGCAGATTCAGGCAAAAGAAGAAGAGGTTAATGTTCATAAATTCCTGATGTTGGAGAAGTGGAGGAAAGGTGAAAAGAGTAATGGAACTGCGCAAAATTTGTATGACAGTCTCAAGGATCATGTGTCATATGAAATAATACAGATACTGGAAG GTTTTTTGAAGCAGACATGA
- the LOC102943562 gene encoding NACHT, LRR and PYD domains-containing protein 1b allele 5 isoform X6, whose protein sequence is MTSGQECQDVQGSDDVSSIEAKVESYGTREDDSAQECKSGDDSSENNSESSSESESDTEETTTRKTEANSQFRCEHVKTEHNQKEQVTPRRLPRGQFWLKLEAEGTYQCTVTGLIFDVTKAAVIKYSVLSWSKYADYVKKPWIVGGPIFDVSCDSASVLTSIQFPHSLSLNDHESDMTFKVLHIKSTGPAFEPSVDHSMTHVKWHVSSLSPVGPVIQTQEPVQYDGAVILYKVVNNHPSLSFRVYVATNNDSFIKDISKAVKHSDKKFIKIDKPPVCQKRLQNGKRYRLISESEAEITPEEIQFVDGSLLKLKSYIEVYLEQPMEFTLSLIELESEEIVWKAKLRECDWILHDQNKNEQKRNTVRNRRRKSSNSLSDEEFYNKRLKGRDISDGTKAKTTLTDQQLMTLAKKMGKDWKEIAIECLKLEMKDIQQIQAKEEEVNVHKFLMLEKWRKGEKSNGTAQNLYDSLKDHVSYEIIQILEGFLKQT, encoded by the exons GAGATGACAGTTCTGAAAATAACTCTGAAAGTAGCTCTGAAAGTGAGTCAG ATACTGAGGAGACAACTACAAGAAAAACAG agGCTAATAGCCAATTTCGCTGTGAACATGTCAAGACTGAACAT AACCAGAAAGAGCAAGTGACCCCCAGAAGACTTCCCAGAGGACAATTTTG GTTgaagctggaggcagagggaactTACCAATGTACTGTTACAGGCTTGATTTTCGATgtaaccaaggctgctgtaaTCAAATATTCTGTGTTGTCTTGGAGCAAATATGCTGATTATGTTAAAAAACCATGGATAGTCGGTGGCCCTATATTTGATGTCAGTTGTGACTCAGCCTCTGTTCTTACTTCCATTCAATTCCCACATTCCCTCAGCCTAAATG ATCATGAATCTGACATGACATTCAAAGTTTTACATATCAAAAGTACTGGTCCAGCATTTGAGCCTTCTGTTGATCATTCAATGACGCATGTCAAATGGCATGTGAGTTCTCTCTCTCCAGTAGGACCGGTTATTCAAACACAAGAGCCAGTACAGTACGATGGGGCTGTAATTTTATACAAAGTTGTCAATAATCACCCTTCCTTATCATTTCGTGTGTATGTAGCAACAAATAACGATTCATTTATAAAG gatATCTCGAAAGCAGTAAAACATTCTGATAAGAAATTCATCAAAATTGACAAGCCCCCGGTTTGTCAAAAACGACTACAAAATGGAAAGAGATACAGATTAATTAGTGAGTCAGAAGCTGAAATAACTCCTGAG GAAATTCAATTTGTTGATGGCTctctcttaaaattaaaaagttatattGAAGTCTACTTGGAGCAACCTATGGAGTTTACATTATCTTTGATTGAACTCGAGTCTGAAGAAATTGTCTGGAAAGCAAAACTAAGAGAAT GTGACTGGATACTACATGACCAGAACAAGAATGAGCAGAAAAGAAACACAGTCA GAAACAGAAGACGGAAATCAAGCAACAGCCTTTCTGACGAAGAATTTTATAATAAAAGGCTAAAGGGTAGAGATATTTCAG ATGGAACTAAAGCTAAAACTACGTTAACTGATCAGCAACTGATGACTCTTGCAAAGAAGATGGGTAAAGACTGGAAAGAAATTGCCATTGAATGTCTTAAGTTAGAAATGAAGGATATTCAGCAGATTCAGGCAAAAGAAGAAGAGGTTAATGTTCATAAATTCCTGATGTTGGAGAAGTGGAGGAAAGGTGAAAAGAGTAATGGAACTGCGCAAAATTTGTATGACAGTCTCAAGGATCATGTGTCATATGAAATAATACAGATACTGGAAG GTTTTTTGAAGCAGACATGA
- the LOC102943562 gene encoding NACHT, LRR and PYD domains-containing protein 1b allele 5 isoform X16, producing MCRAESYGTREDDSAQECKSGDDSSENNSESSSESESDTEETTTRKTEANSQFRCEHVKTEHNQKEQVTPRRLPRGQFWLKLEAEGTYQCTVTGLIFDVTKAAVIKYSVLSWSKYADYVKKPWIVGGPIFDVSCDSASVLTSIQFPHSLSLNDHESDMTFKVLHIKSTGPAFEPSVDHSMTHVKWHVSSLSPVGPVIQTQEPVQYDGAVILYKVVNNHPSLSFRVYVATNNDSFIKDISKAVKHSDKKFIKIDKPPVCQKRLQNGKRYRLISESEAEITPEEIQFVDGSLLKLKSYIEVYLEQPMEFTLSLIELESEEIVWKAKLRECDWILHDQNKNEQKRNTVRNRRRKSSNSLSDEEFYNKRLKGRDISDGTKAKTTLTDQQLMTLAKKMGKDWKEIAIECLKLEMKDIQQIQAKEEEVNVHKFLMLEKWRKGEKSNGTAQNLYDSLKDHVSYEIIQILEGFLKQT from the exons GAGATGACAGTTCTGAAAATAACTCTGAAAGTAGCTCTGAAAGTGAGTCAG ATACTGAGGAGACAACTACAAGAAAAACAG agGCTAATAGCCAATTTCGCTGTGAACATGTCAAGACTGAACAT AACCAGAAAGAGCAAGTGACCCCCAGAAGACTTCCCAGAGGACAATTTTG GTTgaagctggaggcagagggaactTACCAATGTACTGTTACAGGCTTGATTTTCGATgtaaccaaggctgctgtaaTCAAATATTCTGTGTTGTCTTGGAGCAAATATGCTGATTATGTTAAAAAACCATGGATAGTCGGTGGCCCTATATTTGATGTCAGTTGTGACTCAGCCTCTGTTCTTACTTCCATTCAATTCCCACATTCCCTCAGCCTAAATG ATCATGAATCTGACATGACATTCAAAGTTTTACATATCAAAAGTACTGGTCCAGCATTTGAGCCTTCTGTTGATCATTCAATGACGCATGTCAAATGGCATGTGAGTTCTCTCTCTCCAGTAGGACCGGTTATTCAAACACAAGAGCCAGTACAGTACGATGGGGCTGTAATTTTATACAAAGTTGTCAATAATCACCCTTCCTTATCATTTCGTGTGTATGTAGCAACAAATAACGATTCATTTATAAAG gatATCTCGAAAGCAGTAAAACATTCTGATAAGAAATTCATCAAAATTGACAAGCCCCCGGTTTGTCAAAAACGACTACAAAATGGAAAGAGATACAGATTAATTAGTGAGTCAGAAGCTGAAATAACTCCTGAG GAAATTCAATTTGTTGATGGCTctctcttaaaattaaaaagttatattGAAGTCTACTTGGAGCAACCTATGGAGTTTACATTATCTTTGATTGAACTCGAGTCTGAAGAAATTGTCTGGAAAGCAAAACTAAGAGAAT GTGACTGGATACTACATGACCAGAACAAGAATGAGCAGAAAAGAAACACAGTCA GAAACAGAAGACGGAAATCAAGCAACAGCCTTTCTGACGAAGAATTTTATAATAAAAGGCTAAAGGGTAGAGATATTTCAG ATGGAACTAAAGCTAAAACTACGTTAACTGATCAGCAACTGATGACTCTTGCAAAGAAGATGGGTAAAGACTGGAAAGAAATTGCCATTGAATGTCTTAAGTTAGAAATGAAGGATATTCAGCAGATTCAGGCAAAAGAAGAAGAGGTTAATGTTCATAAATTCCTGATGTTGGAGAAGTGGAGGAAAGGTGAAAAGAGTAATGGAACTGCGCAAAATTTGTATGACAGTCTCAAGGATCATGTGTCATATGAAATAATACAGATACTGGAAG GTTTTTTGAAGCAGACATGA
- the LOC102943562 gene encoding caspase recruitment domain-containing protein 8 isoform X2 translates to MTSGQECQDVQGSSDDVSSIEAKESYGTREDDSAQECKSGDDSSENNSESSSESESDTEETTTRKTDEELEKNELLPPVESEANSQFRCEHVKTEHNQKEQVTPRRLPRGQFWLKLEAEGTYQCTVTGLIFDVTKAAVIKYSVLSWSKYADYVKKPWIVGGPIFDVSCDSASVLTSIQFPHSLSLNDHESDMTFKVLHIKSTGPAFEPSVDHSMTHVKWHVSSLSPVGPVIQTQEPVQYDGAVILYKVVNNHPSLSFRVYVATNNDSFIKDISKAVKHSDKKFIKIDKPPVCQKRLQNGKRYRLISESEAEITPEEIQFVDGSLLKLKSYIEVYLEQPMEFTLSLIELESEEIVWKAKLRECDWILHDQNKNEQKRNTVRNRRRKSSNSLSDEEFYNKRLKGRDISDGTKAKTTLTDQQLMTLAKKMGKDWKEIAIECLKLEMKDIQQIQAKEEEVNVHKFLMLEKWRKGEKSNGTAQNLYDSLKDHVSYEIIQILEGFLKQT, encoded by the exons GAGATGACAGTTCTGAAAATAACTCTGAAAGTAGCTCTGAAAGTGAGTCAG ATACTGAGGAGACAACTACAAGAAAAACAG ATGAAGAATTGGAAAAGAATGAATTGCTGCCACCTGTTGAATCAG agGCTAATAGCCAATTTCGCTGTGAACATGTCAAGACTGAACAT AACCAGAAAGAGCAAGTGACCCCCAGAAGACTTCCCAGAGGACAATTTTG GTTgaagctggaggcagagggaactTACCAATGTACTGTTACAGGCTTGATTTTCGATgtaaccaaggctgctgtaaTCAAATATTCTGTGTTGTCTTGGAGCAAATATGCTGATTATGTTAAAAAACCATGGATAGTCGGTGGCCCTATATTTGATGTCAGTTGTGACTCAGCCTCTGTTCTTACTTCCATTCAATTCCCACATTCCCTCAGCCTAAATG ATCATGAATCTGACATGACATTCAAAGTTTTACATATCAAAAGTACTGGTCCAGCATTTGAGCCTTCTGTTGATCATTCAATGACGCATGTCAAATGGCATGTGAGTTCTCTCTCTCCAGTAGGACCGGTTATTCAAACACAAGAGCCAGTACAGTACGATGGGGCTGTAATTTTATACAAAGTTGTCAATAATCACCCTTCCTTATCATTTCGTGTGTATGTAGCAACAAATAACGATTCATTTATAAAG gatATCTCGAAAGCAGTAAAACATTCTGATAAGAAATTCATCAAAATTGACAAGCCCCCGGTTTGTCAAAAACGACTACAAAATGGAAAGAGATACAGATTAATTAGTGAGTCAGAAGCTGAAATAACTCCTGAG GAAATTCAATTTGTTGATGGCTctctcttaaaattaaaaagttatattGAAGTCTACTTGGAGCAACCTATGGAGTTTACATTATCTTTGATTGAACTCGAGTCTGAAGAAATTGTCTGGAAAGCAAAACTAAGAGAAT GTGACTGGATACTACATGACCAGAACAAGAATGAGCAGAAAAGAAACACAGTCA GAAACAGAAGACGGAAATCAAGCAACAGCCTTTCTGACGAAGAATTTTATAATAAAAGGCTAAAGGGTAGAGATATTTCAG ATGGAACTAAAGCTAAAACTACGTTAACTGATCAGCAACTGATGACTCTTGCAAAGAAGATGGGTAAAGACTGGAAAGAAATTGCCATTGAATGTCTTAAGTTAGAAATGAAGGATATTCAGCAGATTCAGGCAAAAGAAGAAGAGGTTAATGTTCATAAATTCCTGATGTTGGAGAAGTGGAGGAAAGGTGAAAAGAGTAATGGAACTGCGCAAAATTTGTATGACAGTCTCAAGGATCATGTGTCATATGAAATAATACAGATACTGGAAG GTTTTTTGAAGCAGACATGA
- the LOC102943562 gene encoding NACHT, LRR and PYD domains-containing protein 1b allele 5 isoform X14: MCRAESYGTREDDSAQECKSGDDSSENNSESSSESESDTEETTTRKTDEELEKNELLPPVESEANSQFRCEHVKTEHNQKEQVTPRRLPRGQFWLKLEAEGTYQCTVTGLIFDVTKAAVIKYSVLSWSKYADYVKKPWIVGGPIFDVSCDSASVLTSIQFPHSLSLNDHESDMTFKVLHIKSTGPAFEPSVDHSMTHVKWHVSSLSPVGPVIQTQEPVQYDGAVILYKVVNNHPSLSFRVYVATNNDSFIKDISKAVKHSDKKFIKIDKPPVCQKRLQNGKRYRLISESEAEITPEEIQFVDGSLLKLKSYIEVYLEQPMEFTLSLIELESEEIVWKAKLRECDWILHDQNKNEQKRNTVRNRRRKSSNSLSDEEFYNKRLKGRDISDGTKAKTTLTDQQLMTLAKKMGKDWKEIAIECLKLEMKDIQQIQAKEEEVNVHKFLMLEKWRKGEKSNGTAQNLYDSLKDHVSYEIIQILEGFLKQT; encoded by the exons GAGATGACAGTTCTGAAAATAACTCTGAAAGTAGCTCTGAAAGTGAGTCAG ATACTGAGGAGACAACTACAAGAAAAACAG ATGAAGAATTGGAAAAGAATGAATTGCTGCCACCTGTTGAATCAG agGCTAATAGCCAATTTCGCTGTGAACATGTCAAGACTGAACAT AACCAGAAAGAGCAAGTGACCCCCAGAAGACTTCCCAGAGGACAATTTTG GTTgaagctggaggcagagggaactTACCAATGTACTGTTACAGGCTTGATTTTCGATgtaaccaaggctgctgtaaTCAAATATTCTGTGTTGTCTTGGAGCAAATATGCTGATTATGTTAAAAAACCATGGATAGTCGGTGGCCCTATATTTGATGTCAGTTGTGACTCAGCCTCTGTTCTTACTTCCATTCAATTCCCACATTCCCTCAGCCTAAATG ATCATGAATCTGACATGACATTCAAAGTTTTACATATCAAAAGTACTGGTCCAGCATTTGAGCCTTCTGTTGATCATTCAATGACGCATGTCAAATGGCATGTGAGTTCTCTCTCTCCAGTAGGACCGGTTATTCAAACACAAGAGCCAGTACAGTACGATGGGGCTGTAATTTTATACAAAGTTGTCAATAATCACCCTTCCTTATCATTTCGTGTGTATGTAGCAACAAATAACGATTCATTTATAAAG gatATCTCGAAAGCAGTAAAACATTCTGATAAGAAATTCATCAAAATTGACAAGCCCCCGGTTTGTCAAAAACGACTACAAAATGGAAAGAGATACAGATTAATTAGTGAGTCAGAAGCTGAAATAACTCCTGAG GAAATTCAATTTGTTGATGGCTctctcttaaaattaaaaagttatattGAAGTCTACTTGGAGCAACCTATGGAGTTTACATTATCTTTGATTGAACTCGAGTCTGAAGAAATTGTCTGGAAAGCAAAACTAAGAGAAT GTGACTGGATACTACATGACCAGAACAAGAATGAGCAGAAAAGAAACACAGTCA GAAACAGAAGACGGAAATCAAGCAACAGCCTTTCTGACGAAGAATTTTATAATAAAAGGCTAAAGGGTAGAGATATTTCAG ATGGAACTAAAGCTAAAACTACGTTAACTGATCAGCAACTGATGACTCTTGCAAAGAAGATGGGTAAAGACTGGAAAGAAATTGCCATTGAATGTCTTAAGTTAGAAATGAAGGATATTCAGCAGATTCAGGCAAAAGAAGAAGAGGTTAATGTTCATAAATTCCTGATGTTGGAGAAGTGGAGGAAAGGTGAAAAGAGTAATGGAACTGCGCAAAATTTGTATGACAGTCTCAAGGATCATGTGTCATATGAAATAATACAGATACTGGAAG GTTTTTTGAAGCAGACATGA